The Anastrepha ludens isolate Willacy chromosome 2, idAnaLude1.1, whole genome shotgun sequence genome contains a region encoding:
- the LOC128864231 gene encoding polycomb protein Scm: protein MSGGRESNSSNTSSNSTGVSTTASSTPTSSGQNNNGNQRSRGRPAKRATCTWCGESKQLLQYVLPTQNGKKEFCSETCIAEFRKAYNKGACTQCDNVIREGAPNKDFCSVMCMNKHQKKNGSTRQHSSGGAGGRGDLERGKLSSIGGGSCTPTGPFQYESFHVFDWDAYLEETGSVAAPAECFKQALNPPINDFKIGMKLEALDPRNVTSTCIATVVGVLGSRLRLRLDGSDSQNDFWRLVDSNEIHAIGHCEKNGGMLQPPLGFRMNASSWPGYLCKILNNAMVAPEEIFQPEPPGPAENLFKVGQKLEAVDKKNPQLICCATVDAIKDDQIHVTFDGWRGAFDYWCSYDSRDIFPVGWCARSCHPMQPPGHKSRTDSSSSKHRSPRPRYTFVQETDAMVPATPVTAHFHTNCKGGPFINSSKLPSMVTGPTHQTLAKLCLQEVLAASTDTQQLSKLLFALEGDVHIVPAAGKNFTIKIPSQLRMRDDDSLAQFIETLCTTCRACPNLISLVPATEECEKCAIAKKRQLSQSTTPPTSPVIPEKRKALGLLGEKTHIIKQEIPTSTTSTHIVDSSSAPAMVAVGAGIPKNDVDHKLSLNNNNLVPVQIKVEPNTNGTSTATQAQTLRQIRLHHLNNPDDAIQLPNTTSSAATSTNSNAKYLAPLVAEVHPEQSSVVNTVIGSSTYKSPSTLSSSASLPTSVSTPFSGSQSASSTAAAAAGTVVFSAAAPPTAAASSLSSAALPPLRSHPGDWSIEEVIQFIESNDSSLAIHGDLFRKHEIDGKALLLLNSEMMMKYMGLKLGPALKICNLVNKVNGRRNNMSL from the exons ATGTCGGGCGGAAGGGAGTCAAACAGCAGTAATACGAGCTCCAACAGTACCGGAGTTTCGACAACTGCGTCCTCCACGCCCACATCATCAGGCCAAAATAACAACGGCAATCAACGCTCTCGTGGGCGTCCAGCCAAACGCGCCACTTGTACGTGGTGCGGCGAGAGTAAGCAACTTCTACAGTATGTGTTACCCACTCAAAACGGCAAGAAGGAGTTCTGTTCGGAAACGTGCATTGCGGAATTTCGGAAAGCGTACAACAAGGGTGCGTGCACGCAATGCGATAATGTCATTCGAGAAGGCGcgccaaataaagatttttgttCAGTTATGTGTATGAACAAACATCAGAAGAAGAATGGATCGACGAGACAGCATAGCAGTGGTGGTGCTGGTGGACGTGGCGATTTGGAACGTGGCAAATTGTCATCTATTGGCGGTGGCTCCTGTACGCCAACTGGCCCATTTCAATATGAAAGCTTTCACGTATTTGATTGGGATGCATATTTAGAG gAGACTGGGAGTGTGGCAGCACCGGCGGAGTGCTTTAAGCAAGCATTGAACCCTCCaatcaacgatttcaaaattggcatgaaATTAGAGGCGTTGGATCCCCGAAATGTTACTTCGACATGTATTGCGACGGTTGTGGGAGTGCTCGGTTCGCGGCTGCGACTGCGCTTGGATGGCAGTGACAGTCAGAATGATTTTTGGCGCTTGGTCGACTCGAATGAGATCCATGCGATTGGGCACTGTGAGAAGAACGGCGGAATGTTGCAACCACCACTCGGCTTTCGCATGAATGCCTCCAGCTGGCCCGGTTACCTGTGCAAGATATTAAATAACGCAATGGTTGCGCCGGAAGAGATTTTCCAACCAGAGCCGCCAGGTCCTGCGGAGAATCTCTTCAAAGTTGGCCAAAAGCTCGAGGCGGTCGACAAAAAGAATCCGCAACTGATTTGCTGTGCGACGGTTGATGCGATCAAAGACGACCAAATTCATGTGACATTCGATGGGTGGCGTGGGGCATTCGACTACTGGTGTAGCTACGATTCCCGGGATATATTTCCAGTCGGTTGGTGCGCACGTAGTTGTCATCCAATGCAACCGCCGGGTCATAAATCGCGTACCGATTCGAGTTCGAGCAAGCACCGCAGCCCACGGCCACGCTATACTTTCGTCCAGGAGACAGACGCAATGGTACCGGCTACTCCCGTCACCGCACACTTCCACACAAACTGCAAAGGCGGCCCATTCATCAACAGTTCCAAGTTGCCATCAATGGTCACTGGACCCACACATCAAACTTTGGCGAAACTATGCTTGCAGGAAGTGCTGGCTGCCAGCACAGACACACAACAGCTTTCAAAACTACTATTTGCATTAGAGGGAGATGTTCACATTGTGCCAGCAGCAGGAAAAAATTTCACC ATCAAAATCCCGTCGCAATTACGAATGAGAGACGACGACAGCTTGGCACAATTCATTGAAACTCTGTGCACGACATGTAGAGCATGTCCCAATCTCATATCTTTGGTACCCGCCACGGAAGAATGTGAAAAATGTGCCATTGCTAAGAAGAGACAGTTGTCACAGAGTACCACGCCGCCTACGTCGCCAGTTATACCTGAGAAACGCAAAGCGCTCGGTTTGCTGGGCGAAAAGacgcatattataaaacaagaaatacCCACTTCAACAACTTCCACACACATCGTGGACTCATCTTCGGCACCGGCCATGGTAGCTGTGGGTGCTGGCATACCGAAAAACGACGTTGACCACAAATTATCGCTCAACAATAACAATTTAGTACCAGTGCAAATTAAGGTTGAACCGAATACAAATGGTACCTCGACTGCAACACAAGCGCAGACACTTCGTCAGATACGACTGCACCACCTGAACAATCCGGACGATGCAATACAGCTACCAAACACCACATCCAGTGCTGCAACTTCGACGAACTCCAATGCTAAGTATCTGGCACCACTTGTGGCCGAAGTGCATCCAGAACAATCCAGTGTTGTCAATACGGTCATTGGATCTTCGACATACAAATCCCCATCCACACTGTCGTCCAGCGCATCCTTACCTACATCGGTATCGACACCATTTAGCGGTTCGCAGTCTGCTTCATCGACTGCGGCAGCTGCTGCGGGGACGGTTGTTTTCTCGGCGGCTGCACCGCCAACCGCTGCGGCATCATCACTGAGTTCTGCTGCTTTACCGCCACTACGTTCACACCCCGGCGATTGGTCCATTGAGGAAGTGATACAGTTCATTGAAAGCAACGATAGCTCACTTGCTATACACGGCGATCTGTTTCGCAAGCAC GAAATTGACGGGAAAGCACTGCTGCTTCTTAATTCCGAAATGATGATGAAGTACATGGGTCTTAAATTAGGACCTGccttaaaaatatgcaatttagtGAATAAGGTTAACGGTAGACGCAACAATATGTCATTATAA